A single window of Halomicrobium zhouii DNA harbors:
- a CDS encoding alkaline phosphatase PhoX produces the protein MVNLNRRNLMKSTVAAALGASAVGVASADVDETDTPGAPSVLGDLKRFSHTSFGAEVTGPFVFQNGGLLYSLQHPSTGTRGDGFSNGGAKANQPPYDRAGVGYFSGFAFKFDGDNDDFEELGIPNTVEEQGQVRSANHEFVMLAQAREEIQGGDERLGVTQTPDGTDVTQSTFEGTQYGGAATNPDCNQFVPTDEEGTEGYLFTNWENSPGNVTRVPIEMTGDGEWEADLENALNLANTEPLRELGGTRINCYGDLTPWGTMVSSEENYAHTRVALTNTVSDIVEAGSGEGLVAGCQFWNRPNPSSIGDAIGEYYDEGWNVQGYWALTGVEFLAYYLGAARVDQGEDANTTEPITDVYPNPYRYGYHVDFREPAAETPQPIKYYVMGRASWESPDFVGDRKTVYGCSDGDSKGIYKFVADEPIDEYDDPMQVAGTLYAPKVTNDAASVADSGSRNSPADTDLVFDWLPLGHASNAECEAWIAEYDDVTQADYLEAHSEWSEGDEVTDEVLEAADRTVVEAGNQNYISNEEIVEWAEQYEADGHDGVDEELRKVPFLETRAAAKEIGATIEFNKAEGVDSVDEAGPGDFVYFGISEFNDDMANSEGDLQMERVDGGVVYRARLDEDYDVSRLEPVIVGPDFTDPAGDANDSLRNIDNVYAMRDGRVICCEDGFAESNRSYPNDCLYVYEPPTNVQAGSLAVAQGESGTVEITADSLPDGLSGGELTVELSNPEVATITDASYGDAFSLTVPATVEDDGSAASFRFSDVDEEIQDGATDVTLATVEVEGQSGGTTDVVPGIPALDDDDGDSVTVDARRGVVVTGPPQLGGGPGGSGRPPTDPDGDGKFEDLNGNGRIDYDDVSLLFEHLESDAVQLNVDAYDFNENGEIDYDDVVELYRET, from the coding sequence ATGGTGAACCTCAACAGACGGAACCTGATGAAATCGACAGTCGCCGCCGCGCTCGGTGCCAGCGCGGTCGGCGTCGCGAGCGCAGACGTCGACGAGACGGACACGCCCGGCGCCCCGAGCGTGCTGGGAGATCTCAAGCGCTTCTCCCACACGTCCTTCGGCGCGGAAGTGACGGGCCCGTTCGTCTTCCAGAACGGTGGCCTGCTGTACAGCCTCCAGCACCCCTCGACGGGAACCCGGGGCGACGGATTCTCGAACGGCGGCGCGAAGGCCAACCAGCCGCCCTACGACCGGGCCGGCGTGGGCTACTTCAGCGGCTTCGCCTTCAAGTTCGACGGCGACAACGACGACTTCGAGGAACTGGGCATCCCGAACACGGTCGAAGAGCAAGGCCAGGTCCGCTCGGCGAACCACGAGTTCGTGATGCTCGCCCAGGCCCGCGAGGAGATCCAGGGCGGCGACGAGCGCCTCGGCGTGACCCAGACCCCCGACGGCACGGACGTCACGCAGTCGACCTTCGAGGGGACCCAGTACGGGGGCGCGGCGACCAACCCCGACTGCAACCAGTTCGTCCCCACCGACGAGGAGGGGACCGAGGGGTACCTCTTCACCAACTGGGAGAACAGCCCCGGCAACGTGACACGCGTCCCCATCGAGATGACCGGCGACGGCGAGTGGGAGGCGGACCTGGAGAACGCTCTCAACCTCGCCAACACCGAGCCGCTGCGCGAACTCGGCGGCACGCGGATCAACTGCTACGGCGACCTGACGCCGTGGGGCACGATGGTCTCCTCGGAGGAGAACTACGCCCACACGCGCGTCGCCCTGACCAACACCGTGAGCGACATCGTCGAGGCCGGCAGCGGCGAGGGCCTCGTCGCCGGCTGCCAGTTCTGGAACCGGCCGAACCCGTCGTCGATCGGCGACGCCATCGGCGAGTACTACGACGAGGGCTGGAACGTCCAGGGGTACTGGGCGCTGACCGGCGTGGAGTTCCTCGCGTACTACCTGGGCGCAGCGCGGGTCGACCAGGGAGAGGACGCGAACACCACCGAACCGATCACGGACGTCTACCCGAACCCGTACCGGTACGGCTACCACGTGGACTTCCGCGAACCCGCCGCGGAGACCCCCCAGCCCATCAAGTACTACGTCATGGGTCGCGCCTCCTGGGAGTCCCCGGACTTCGTGGGCGACCGCAAGACCGTCTACGGCTGCTCCGACGGCGACAGCAAGGGGATCTACAAGTTCGTCGCCGACGAGCCCATCGACGAGTACGACGACCCGATGCAGGTCGCGGGCACCCTCTACGCCCCGAAGGTCACCAACGACGCCGCGTCGGTCGCCGACTCGGGGTCGCGCAACTCCCCGGCCGACACCGACCTCGTCTTCGACTGGCTCCCGCTGGGCCACGCCAGCAACGCCGAGTGCGAGGCGTGGATCGCCGAGTACGACGACGTCACCCAGGCCGACTATCTCGAAGCCCACTCCGAGTGGAGCGAGGGTGACGAGGTCACCGACGAAGTCCTCGAAGCGGCCGACCGCACGGTCGTCGAAGCGGGCAACCAGAACTACATCTCCAACGAGGAGATCGTCGAGTGGGCCGAGCAGTACGAGGCCGACGGCCACGACGGCGTCGACGAAGAGCTCCGGAAGGTCCCCTTCCTCGAGACCCGCGCGGCGGCCAAGGAGATCGGCGCCACCATCGAGTTCAACAAGGCGGAGGGCGTCGACAGCGTCGACGAGGCCGGCCCCGGCGACTTCGTCTACTTCGGCATCTCCGAGTTCAACGACGACATGGCCAACAGCGAGGGCGACCTCCAGATGGAGCGCGTCGACGGCGGCGTCGTCTACCGCGCCCGTCTCGACGAGGACTACGACGTCTCCCGCCTGGAGCCGGTGATCGTCGGCCCCGACTTCACCGACCCCGCCGGCGACGCCAACGACTCGCTCCGCAACATCGACAACGTCTACGCGATGCGCGACGGCCGCGTCATCTGTTGCGAGGACGGCTTCGCCGAGTCCAACCGCTCGTACCCCAACGACTGCCTCTACGTCTACGAGCCGCCGACGAACGTCCAGGCCGGCTCGCTCGCCGTCGCACAGGGCGAGTCCGGCACCGTCGAGATCACCGCGGATTCGCTACCCGACGGCCTCTCCGGCGGCGAACTGACGGTCGAACTCAGTAACCCCGAGGTCGCGACCATCACCGACGCGAGCTACGGCGACGCCTTCTCGCTGACCGTGCCGGCCACCGTCGAAGACGACGGCTCGGCCGCCAGCTTCCGATTCAGCGACGTCGACGAGGAGATCCAGGACGGTGCGACGGACGTGACGCTGGCGACGGTCGAAGTCGAGGGGCAGTCCGGCGGCACGACCGACGTCGTCCCCGGCATCCCCGCGCTGGACGACGACGACGGCGATTCGGTCACTGTCGACGCCCGCCGCGGCGTCGTCGTCACCGGCCCGCCGCAGCTCGGCGGCGGCCCCGGCGGCAGCGGCCGGCCACCGACCGATCCCGACGGCGACGGTAAGTTCGAGGACCTCAACGGCAACGGCCGCATCGACTACGACGACGTCAGC
- a CDS encoding cupin domain-containing protein, translated as MTHTKVSYEDVEPVSDGLYFLRDPLDAENLGVSVLECEPGYTGLEHDHAEDGQEEVYVLVEGEATVTVDGEDVEMAAGDALRIPPEATRKITSVDAESQFVLTGAP; from the coding sequence ATGACCCACACGAAGGTCAGCTACGAGGACGTGGAACCGGTCTCGGACGGACTGTACTTCCTGCGCGACCCGCTTGACGCCGAGAACCTCGGCGTCTCTGTCCTGGAGTGCGAACCGGGCTACACCGGGCTGGAACACGACCACGCCGAGGACGGGCAGGAGGAGGTGTACGTGCTCGTCGAGGGCGAGGCGACCGTGACGGTCGACGGCGAGGACGTCGAGATGGCGGCCGGCGACGCACTCCGCATCCCGCCGGAGGCCACCCGGAAGATAACCAGCGTCGATGCGGAGAGCCAGTTCGTGCTGACCGGCGCCCCCTGA
- a CDS encoding PAS domain S-box protein, with the protein MSEPADRSDAAFWGDADDGEARRRYRSLLHSLGEGVVRLDGEGRIAAVNDPLVELSGYDRAALHGEGVAALFGDDGAAIADAVDRGEATSTDSGDGSDPIRCSVQRADGTTVGCTVRVAGTEGTDDAEATVCVARRSADDGRPEHAAGENRGDADRQHGLEGYETIVETVSDGVYVVDQNGRFTTVNRAYAELLGYDREELVGEHVSLVVDDDVEALAQQTETAMVDDEMEGPVIEADLETADGDRITAEATFALLTDVEGETRRIGVVRDVTERKRAIRRLEQERDMFAQGPVVVFQWKNEPGWPVERVSDNVAAVFGYTPEELESGEVPYTDLLLAEERDRIAAEVADAADAGIEQFSHEPYRIRTSDGDVRWVTDTTKIVRDESGEVVRYLGYLVDITERKRRERELRKYETIVETINDGIYVKDADGYFTMVNEAYAELTGYDREELVGAHASLVVDEATIDQSEVIRSAADTEATNPTMEATIQTADGDEVPAEGTFATIPAEDGPAKRVGVVRDITERKEQRRRIEESERRYRTLAEHFPNGAVGVFDEDLRFTLAEGAVLGDSLPSADRLEGTRVPELFSGETVADLVPLFRAAIEGGETHTTETELAGRHWQVWATPLRDADGEIFAGLSFAQDVTEQVEREHRLEELVDRLEASNERLEQFAYAASHDLQEPLRMVSSYLRLIEQRYADELDDDGQEFIDYAVDGADRMRDMIEGLLQYSRVDTGGGSFEPVDLDAVLADVRADLQVTLEESDAEVTVDELPTVEGDVDQLRQLFQNLLDNAVEYSGDEPPRIEIDAERAGDEWRVSVSDDGIGIGADDADRVFEVFQRLHAPDDYSGTGIGLALCERIVERHGGDIWVDSEPGEGATFTFTLPAAGERDA; encoded by the coding sequence ATGAGCGAACCGGCCGACCGTTCCGACGCCGCGTTCTGGGGCGACGCGGACGACGGCGAGGCCCGTCGACGCTACCGGTCCCTGTTGCATTCACTCGGCGAGGGGGTGGTTCGGCTCGACGGCGAGGGGCGAATCGCCGCCGTCAACGACCCACTCGTCGAACTGAGCGGCTACGACCGTGCGGCACTCCATGGCGAGGGCGTCGCCGCGCTGTTCGGCGACGACGGGGCTGCCATCGCAGACGCGGTCGACCGCGGTGAGGCGACCAGCACCGACAGCGGCGACGGCAGCGACCCGATTCGATGCAGCGTGCAGCGCGCCGACGGCACGACGGTCGGCTGTACCGTCCGGGTCGCCGGGACGGAGGGAACCGACGACGCCGAGGCGACCGTCTGCGTCGCCCGCCGGTCGGCCGACGACGGGCGACCGGAGCATGCGGCCGGCGAGAACCGGGGGGACGCCGACCGGCAACACGGCCTGGAGGGCTACGAGACCATCGTCGAGACGGTCAGTGACGGCGTCTACGTCGTCGACCAGAACGGTCGATTCACGACGGTCAACCGTGCGTACGCGGAGCTGCTGGGCTACGACCGCGAGGAACTCGTCGGCGAACACGTCTCGCTGGTCGTCGACGACGACGTGGAGGCGCTCGCCCAGCAGACCGAGACAGCGATGGTCGACGACGAGATGGAGGGTCCAGTGATCGAGGCGGACCTCGAGACCGCGGACGGCGACCGTATCACGGCCGAAGCCACCTTCGCGCTGTTGACGGACGTCGAAGGCGAGACGCGCCGGATCGGCGTCGTCCGCGACGTCACGGAGCGAAAGCGGGCGATCCGCCGGCTCGAACAGGAACGCGACATGTTCGCCCAGGGGCCCGTCGTCGTCTTCCAGTGGAAGAACGAGCCGGGGTGGCCGGTCGAGCGCGTCTCCGACAACGTGGCCGCGGTCTTCGGTTACACTCCCGAGGAACTCGAATCGGGCGAGGTCCCCTACACCGACCTGCTCCTCGCGGAGGAACGCGACCGGATCGCCGCGGAGGTGGCGGACGCCGCGGACGCGGGGATCGAGCAGTTCAGCCACGAACCGTATCGGATCCGGACCAGCGACGGCGACGTCCGGTGGGTGACGGACACGACGAAGATCGTCCGGGACGAGTCCGGCGAGGTCGTCCGCTACCTGGGCTACCTCGTCGACATCACCGAACGGAAGCGACGCGAGCGCGAACTCCGGAAGTACGAGACCATCGTCGAGACCATCAACGACGGTATCTACGTCAAAGACGCGGACGGTTACTTCACGATGGTCAACGAGGCGTACGCGGAGCTGACGGGGTACGACCGCGAGGAACTCGTCGGCGCCCACGCCTCGCTCGTCGTCGACGAGGCCACCATCGACCAGTCCGAGGTGATCCGGTCGGCGGCCGACACCGAGGCGACGAACCCGACGATGGAGGCGACCATCCAGACCGCCGACGGCGACGAGGTCCCCGCCGAGGGGACCTTCGCGACGATACCGGCCGAGGACGGCCCGGCGAAACGCGTCGGCGTCGTCCGCGACATCACCGAGCGCAAGGAACAGCGCCGGCGCATCGAGGAGAGCGAACGGCGCTACCGGACGCTGGCCGAGCACTTCCCGAACGGCGCCGTCGGCGTCTTCGACGAGGACCTCCGGTTCACGCTGGCCGAAGGCGCGGTCCTGGGCGATTCGCTTCCGAGCGCCGACCGGCTGGAGGGCACCCGGGTCCCGGAGCTGTTCTCCGGGGAGACCGTCGCCGACCTCGTCCCGCTGTTCCGGGCGGCAATCGAGGGCGGCGAGACCCACACCACGGAGACGGAACTCGCCGGCCGACACTGGCAGGTGTGGGCGACGCCGCTTCGGGACGCCGACGGCGAGATATTCGCCGGACTGAGCTTCGCCCAGGACGTCACCGAACAGGTCGAGCGCGAGCACCGCCTCGAAGAACTCGTCGACCGCCTGGAGGCGTCAAACGAACGCCTCGAACAGTTCGCCTACGCCGCCTCCCACGACCTCCAGGAGCCGTTGCGGATGGTGTCGAGCTACCTCCGCCTGATCGAGCAGCGCTACGCCGACGAACTCGACGACGACGGGCAGGAGTTCATCGACTACGCCGTCGACGGCGCCGACCGCATGCGCGACATGATCGAGGGACTGCTCCAGTACTCCCGGGTCGACACCGGCGGCGGCTCCTTCGAACCGGTGGACCTGGACGCCGTCCTCGCCGACGTCCGCGCGGACCTCCAGGTGACGCTCGAGGAGAGCGACGCCGAGGTCACCGTCGACGAGCTTCCCACCGTCGAGGGCGACGTCGACCAGTTGCGACAGCTGTTCCAGAACCTGCTCGACAACGCCGTCGAGTACAGCGGCGACGAGCCGCCGCGTATCGAAATCGACGCCGAGCGGGCTGGCGACGAGTGGCGCGTCTCGGTGAGCGACGACGGCATCGGCATCGGCGCCGACGACGCCGACCGCGTCTTCGAGGTGTTCCAGCGCCTCCACGCGCCCGACGACTACTCGGGGACTGGCATCGGCCTGGCGCTGTGTGAACGCATCGTCGAGCGCCACGGCGGCGACATCTGGGTCGACTCGGAACCCGGCGAGGGGGCGACGTTCACGTTCACCCTCCCGGCCGCGGGTGAACGCGATGCGTGA
- a CDS encoding response regulator, with protein sequence MREERHGSDPAEILLVEDNPGDVRLTQEAFEEGKIRNELHVVKDGVAALDFLHQRGEYADAPRPDIVLLDLNLPRKNGDEVLAAIRDDDDLHSLPVVVLTSSDAQEDVVRSYELQVNAYLTKPVDPAAFIETVQSFQEFWLSVVRFPPDDDAEG encoded by the coding sequence ATGCGTGAGGAGCGCCACGGGTCCGACCCGGCCGAGATACTGCTGGTCGAGGACAACCCAGGGGACGTCCGCCTCACGCAGGAGGCCTTCGAAGAGGGGAAGATACGCAACGAACTCCACGTGGTGAAAGACGGCGTCGCTGCCCTGGACTTTCTCCACCAGCGCGGGGAGTACGCCGACGCACCGCGGCCGGACATCGTCCTGCTCGACCTCAACCTCCCGCGGAAGAACGGCGACGAGGTGCTCGCGGCGATTCGCGACGACGATGACCTGCACAGCCTCCCCGTCGTCGTCCTGACGAGCTCGGACGCCCAGGAGGACGTCGTCAGGTCCTACGAGCTACAGGTCAACGCCTACCTGACCAAGCCCGTCGACCCGGCGGCGTTCATCGAGACGGTCCAGTCCTTCCAGGAGTTCTGGCTCTCCGTCGTCCGGTTCCCGCCGGACGACGACGCCGAGGGGTGA
- a CDS encoding GNAT family N-acetyltransferase: protein MSYELRESVPDPETFVALREAAGMAPRSLEAARRGLGNTRYGVSMVATATGEPVGMARIVGDGGCVYHVCDMVVEPAHQGEGLGSRMMDALMAYVDEHAPETAYVNLMADVDGFYEQWGFERTAPASKGMYLPSE, encoded by the coding sequence ATGTCCTACGAACTGCGGGAGTCCGTCCCCGACCCGGAGACGTTCGTCGCCCTGCGCGAGGCCGCCGGAATGGCGCCGCGGTCGCTCGAAGCAGCCCGGCGGGGTCTCGGGAACACCCGCTACGGCGTCTCGATGGTGGCGACGGCGACCGGCGAGCCTGTCGGGATGGCCCGAATCGTCGGCGACGGCGGCTGTGTCTACCACGTCTGTGACATGGTCGTCGAGCCGGCACACCAGGGAGAAGGGCTCGGGTCGCGGATGATGGACGCGCTGATGGCGTACGTCGACGAACACGCGCCGGAGACGGCCTACGTGAATCTCATGGCCGACGTCGACGGGTTCTACGAACAGTGGGGATTCGAGCGGACCGCTCCCGCGTCGAAGGGGATGTACTTACCGTCCGAGTGA
- a CDS encoding DUF2061 domain-containing protein, whose product MSLFDAVREALSGLFIRSPHQRMSRALVKTLCYRVLMIVITVVVAFVVTGNTGEALSIGLVANVVKTGTYYGYERLWDRIAWGM is encoded by the coding sequence ATGTCCCTGTTCGACGCGGTGAGGGAGGCGCTATCGGGCCTGTTCATCCGGTCGCCACACCAGCGGATGTCGCGTGCGCTGGTCAAGACGCTGTGCTACCGGGTCCTGATGATCGTCATCACGGTCGTCGTGGCCTTCGTCGTCACGGGGAACACGGGCGAAGCGCTGAGCATCGGGCTCGTCGCGAACGTCGTCAAGACGGGGACCTACTACGGGTACGAGCGGCTGTGGGACCGGATCGCCTGGGGTATGTGA
- the thsA gene encoding thermosome subunit alpha, translating into MGNQPMLVLSEESSRTSGKDAQSMNITAAQAVAEAVRTTLGPKGMDKMLVDDAGGVVVTNDGVTILDEMDIEHPAANMIVEVAQTQEDEVGDGTTTAVVIAGELLSKAEDLLDQDIHATILAQGYRQAAEKAKEILEEQAIEVTPEDTEQLEKVAATAMTGKGAESSKDVLSELVVKAVQSVADDGVVDTDNIQVETVVGGSTDESELVEGVIIDKERVHDNMPYAVEDADVALLDTAIEVPETELDTEVNVTDPDQLQQFLDQEEAQLKEMVENLTEAGADVVIAQKGIDDMAQHYLAQEGILAVRRAKKSDIKALSRSTGARVVSNIDDVTEDDLGFAGSVAQKDVGGDERIFVEDVEDARAVTLILRGGTEHVVDEVERAIDDSLGVVAATLEDGKVLPGGGAPETELALGLRDHADSVGGREQLAIEAFADAIDVVPRTLAENAGLDPIDSLVDLRSKHDGGDTSAGLDAYTGDVVDMNEDGVVEPLRVKTQAVESATEAAVMILRIDDVIAAGDLKGGGSDDDEDDAPGGPGGAPGGMGGGMGGMGGGMGGMM; encoded by the coding sequence ATGGGTAATCAGCCCATGCTCGTACTGTCCGAGGAGTCCTCGCGGACCTCGGGCAAAGACGCACAGTCGATGAACATCACGGCCGCCCAGGCCGTCGCCGAGGCCGTGCGGACCACGCTCGGTCCGAAGGGGATGGACAAGATGCTCGTCGACGACGCGGGCGGCGTCGTCGTCACCAACGACGGTGTCACCATCCTCGACGAGATGGACATCGAGCACCCGGCCGCCAACATGATCGTCGAAGTCGCCCAGACCCAGGAGGACGAGGTCGGCGACGGCACGACGACGGCGGTCGTCATCGCGGGCGAACTCCTCTCGAAGGCCGAGGACCTGCTCGACCAGGACATCCACGCCACCATCCTGGCCCAGGGGTACCGTCAGGCCGCCGAGAAGGCCAAGGAGATCCTCGAGGAGCAGGCCATCGAGGTCACGCCCGAGGACACCGAACAGCTCGAGAAGGTCGCGGCCACCGCCATGACCGGCAAGGGCGCGGAGTCCTCGAAGGACGTCCTCTCGGAGCTCGTCGTCAAGGCCGTCCAGTCGGTCGCTGACGACGGCGTCGTCGACACCGACAACATCCAGGTCGAGACCGTCGTCGGCGGCTCCACCGACGAGTCCGAGCTCGTCGAGGGCGTCATCATCGACAAGGAGCGCGTCCACGACAACATGCCCTACGCCGTCGAGGACGCCGACGTCGCCCTCCTCGACACGGCCATCGAGGTGCCCGAGACGGAGCTCGACACCGAGGTCAACGTCACCGACCCCGACCAGCTCCAGCAGTTCCTCGACCAGGAAGAGGCCCAGCTCAAGGAGATGGTCGAGAACCTCACCGAGGCCGGCGCCGACGTCGTCATCGCCCAGAAGGGCATCGACGACATGGCCCAGCACTACCTGGCCCAGGAAGGCATCCTGGCCGTCCGCCGCGCCAAGAAGTCCGACATCAAGGCGCTCTCCCGGTCCACGGGCGCCCGCGTCGTCTCCAACATCGACGACGTCACCGAGGACGACCTCGGCTTCGCCGGCTCCGTCGCCCAGAAGGACGTCGGCGGCGACGAGCGCATCTTCGTCGAGGACGTCGAGGACGCCCGCGCGGTCACGCTCATCCTCCGCGGCGGCACCGAACACGTCGTCGACGAGGTCGAACGCGCCATCGACGACTCGCTCGGCGTCGTCGCCGCCACGCTGGAGGACGGCAAGGTCCTCCCCGGCGGCGGTGCCCCCGAGACCGAACTCGCCCTCGGCCTGCGCGACCACGCCGACTCCGTCGGCGGCCGCGAGCAGCTGGCCATCGAGGCGTTCGCCGACGCCATCGACGTCGTCCCGCGCACGCTCGCCGAGAACGCCGGACTCGACCCCATCGACTCGCTGGTCGACCTGCGCAGCAAGCACGACGGCGGCGACACCAGCGCCGGCCTCGACGCCTACACCGGCGACGTCGTCGACATGAACGAGGACGGCGTCGTCGAGCCGCTCCGAGTGAAGACCCAGGCAGTCGAGAGCGCGACGGAGGCCGCCGTGATGATCCTCCGCATCGACGACGTCATCGCGGCCGGCGACCTGAAGGGCGGCGGCTCCGACGACGACGAGGACGACGCCCCCGGCGGCCCAGGCGGCGCGCCCGGCGGAATGGGCGGCGGCATGGGCGGCATGGGTGGCGGTATGGGCGGCATGATGTAG
- a CDS encoding ATP-binding protein, translating into MGRQRGGHSSDSGRRRPDDGVRTGDGESPGRAADDTAAESRRTHEQSSQRSHGTDGGVILDQLDQVEDRLLAFGRALGGDPADLGDLPFTEEAGLDGMPEPLYVRHDRGLLNQVTSWLLQDQHIGLVSPYGTGKTAFREILRRDLGEREDFVVAYIENPAETTPRGLYERILRTAFDAGYEIDTSDYWQVNDGIPWATDETKQAVEEVTDAIRADGKTILLVVDELEDLPESLLPAIQVAGDAGVRLFLSGTPTGKERLSDVRATLDSRVRFYDGIEPFGPAEVAEYVERSLAYFRDEPYEGQSQELFTQAAIEDVYERTGGNPREVRLECRELFTRAGFVWFRSGQDIDRIKVTPELRHRQFAMG; encoded by the coding sequence ATGGGGAGACAGCGTGGGGGCCACTCGAGCGACAGCGGGCGCAGGCGACCGGACGACGGGGTCCGGACCGGCGACGGCGAAAGCCCGGGTCGCGCCGCGGACGACACAGCCGCCGAATCGCGACGGACTCACGAGCAGAGCAGCCAGCGCTCGCACGGGACCGACGGGGGCGTCATCCTCGACCAGCTCGACCAGGTCGAGGACCGGCTCCTCGCGTTCGGCCGGGCGCTCGGTGGCGACCCCGCCGACCTGGGCGACCTGCCGTTTACGGAGGAGGCCGGGCTCGACGGGATGCCCGAGCCGCTGTACGTCCGCCACGACCGCGGGCTGCTTAACCAGGTGACGAGCTGGCTCCTTCAGGACCAGCACATCGGCCTGGTCAGCCCGTACGGCACGGGCAAGACGGCGTTCCGGGAGATCCTGCGGCGCGACCTGGGAGAGCGCGAGGACTTCGTCGTCGCCTATATCGAGAACCCCGCCGAGACGACGCCGCGGGGACTGTACGAGCGGATCCTCCGGACGGCCTTCGACGCCGGCTACGAGATAGACACGTCCGACTACTGGCAGGTGAACGACGGCATCCCGTGGGCGACCGACGAGACGAAACAGGCCGTCGAAGAGGTCACCGACGCCATCCGGGCGGACGGGAAGACCATCCTGCTGGTAGTCGACGAACTGGAGGACCTGCCCGAGTCGCTGCTGCCGGCCATCCAGGTCGCCGGCGACGCCGGCGTTCGGCTGTTCCTGAGCGGGACGCCCACCGGCAAGGAGCGGCTGTCCGACGTCCGCGCGACGCTCGACTCCCGCGTGCGGTTCTACGACGGCATCGAGCCGTTCGGGCCGGCCGAAGTCGCCGAGTACGTCGAGCGGTCGCTGGCGTACTTCCGCGACGAACCCTACGAGGGCCAGTCCCAGGAGCTGTTCACCCAGGCCGCAATCGAGGACGTCTACGAGCGGACGGGCGGGAACCCCCGGGAGGTCCGCCTGGAGTGTCGCGAGCTGTTCACGCGGGCGGGGTTCGTCTGGTTCCGGAGCGGCCAGGACATCGACCGGATCAAGGTGACCCCGGAACTCCGCCATCGCCAGTTCGCGATGGGATAG
- a CDS encoding KH domain-containing protein: protein MQHVKIPQDRIGAVIGEGGETMREIEERAEVRLDIDSETGAVKVESVGDPVTALKGPDIVKAIGRGFAPEDAFRLLDDEVMLFDIIDIDAASRNRNDFTRQKGRLIGEGGRTRELMEDLSGASVVIYGSTLGIIGGPEQVDTVREAAEMLLEGAPHGSVYSFLERRHNEMKKQGLNYHQFHG, encoded by the coding sequence ATGCAACACGTGAAGATTCCGCAGGACCGGATCGGTGCGGTCATCGGTGAAGGGGGTGAGACCATGCGCGAGATCGAAGAGCGCGCCGAGGTTCGCCTCGACATCGACTCCGAGACCGGCGCGGTGAAGGTCGAGTCCGTCGGTGACCCGGTCACGGCGCTGAAGGGGCCGGACATCGTGAAGGCCATCGGCCGCGGGTTCGCCCCCGAGGACGCCTTCCGGCTGCTCGACGACGAAGTGATGCTGTTCGACATCATCGACATCGACGCCGCCTCCCGCAACCGGAACGATTTCACCCGCCAGAAGGGCCGCCTCATCGGCGAGGGCGGACGAACCAGGGAACTCATGGAGGACCTCTCCGGCGCCTCTGTCGTCATCTACGGGTCGACGCTGGGCATCATCGGCGGGCCCGAGCAGGTCGACACCGTCCGCGAAGCCGCCGAGATGCTCCTGGAGGGTGCGCCGCACGGTTCGGTGTACTCCTTCCTCGAACGCCGCCACAACGAGATGAAGAAACAGGGACTGAACTACCACCAGTTCCACGGCTGA